A stretch of DNA from Triticum dicoccoides isolate Atlit2015 ecotype Zavitan chromosome 2A, WEW_v2.0, whole genome shotgun sequence:
taTATCTGGGATTTGGTTTTTGCAATTGCGGTTCCGACCATATTgtccttctttgatcccatttctcgcacaagttaaagcacttgtcttccgtAGATCAATGCATCTCCACAACCTCTATTTTGGTCCTCCTTCGAGTTTTACCCTCTAGTATCTTGAGAATAACAAATAAccgtgttgcttcctatgagtcttcatatAGTATTGCTTCTCACCGGTTTCAGATTTCCCcaggttctgagttattagtcactcgagaacaccgataagtgaatcgattccacaccttgattcaataactctaagtaattttcgtcgcttacgagtttaataatccttcaagtcattcctatcaTGGTAAAAATTTAACTGTGCCACTTGGTCCTTCATGGAGCACAATTTTTGGCAGTgatctaagcttacgtcgatcttccttgtcatatcatttcgccttgaacaacaagcttgatttcgagtttgtgtcgtatttgtggttccaataaccttttgcttcatcattccttttacTTGATGCAATCGTtgttcgattacatcttcatgaaatctctcgacaaatgtgtcatgatcataatcaacattctgagctcttctaggatattaatcgaattcatgatgagaaataccatccttgcccctcgatgatttgtgttatcatcgacaatattattgccttccctccaacacaaacgtgttcatataaattttggaaatacatcctttttgacatgtcgatggattgctgcTGAGCCCATCGGCCACATTCTCATCTTTTCCTTGCTGAATTTTTATGACTTACTTTATAAGTTGTACCTGATGGACCCTTtatgtatccaaagtctgatcgtTACCTGATGACCATGCCgatgctatcccgaagcatgtctgttgtactccgatcatcaacaagaacattggaagcgcaATGCAAAAAAAATGATCaattccaaacaccattgtatgggtaaacatcataaattccttgcccctttgtCTAAATGGTTACATACTTGGAGTCCTGTCATGTTTATCATGCTCTTCCTTTCATTGGGAAAGATATACTCCTAATAGTTGTGCATAAGCAaaatttcctttccattggtctgctTAATCTggaaatcacattttcctttccgttgTTTTGTTTAacttttcttgtgatctatatgatataggCAATAATATTTCTCTGCTTATGTAAATACCTCGGTGTACAACTTTGTCAGTaaaaccctgttacttttgttgatgacattctggtaaccactgatgggcgagaactttgcctattggtccgcctcattcaacgagcaggaaaatggttctcttcgtccctcgcccttggtaccaacgttgttgccaacataactgacatgctatcctctgacctgccttgcttccgtgaccgtgcaagatgtttGTGTCCTTTATACTTTTAatacacatggtgggcccataactcacagttccataggatcgaaacctgactctgctgtacacccctgtttccaaagttattcctcacactTGGCTTCATATGttaatcacgagccaccttcctagggaTGATCTACTCTAGTATCAAACGCAATATTTAttttcgttgctctgaaccccattcacactctagGTTAGGCATTAAATGATTGCCTACcctcttgaaacttcttattgtaccttcttactttgctctcgaggtttttcttaagtttcaattcgagagatacttTCTGCCACATTCCCTGAGTTATCTTCCAGATAATCGACCTTGTAAAGGTCCGTTCTTTCAAAGTCCCCTTATCCTTTTTGTAAGTACGATGAAGGcttcgaagaaaggatgacgacttcatcatgatgacctgaagcacagAAATGAAGACACCAACGAAATGGATCAACTTttttgagaagagcaaccaagaacgagaagatccgttagaaattAGCAACCAAATCTTTCCCCCTTacaccacctcttaaatctcgggacgagatttcttgtagtggagaagatttgtaacaccccgagaatcatgctatagTGATCTCCCCCCTAATGGTGGTCATGTCATCATAATTACTTTGCAAATTGCCACTTGTCAAAAATCAAATTCGAAATTCACTTTGAAATACAAGTCAAATATTTTCATTTTCAAAAGTGCAAACAAAATATTTCACAATTTTGCAAATAATCCCTAGGTATTTATCGTGTAGAagccaacctcttttggattcccaaaATACCCCTGGGAATTTTTTAGTGCACCAATAGCAAATTACATGACCCTTTTCATTTCCAAAAAATGTTTAAAGTTTTCCAAATGTCCCTAAACTTTGCGAGCCTCTCTAGAATATTGCCTTTGTTTTATTTGCCAAATCCCATGAGCAAAAAAATGATTTGCTATCGAGTTTAAAATGCAAACCAAAAAAGGGGATAAAAAAGGGGACTCACTGCGCTACTTGGCCTAGTGGCCTCAGTGTAAGGCCCAACCCACCTAAACTCCACGTCGTCTTCCCCTGTTCATCAGGGGCGGCGTGGACGACCCGAGCTCGTTCATGGCTGTGGATGGACACACGTCGTCCATCCACCACGCCTCCGAGGTGGATAAGGTCATCCTAGCTGTTTCTCCCTCCCACACAGCGAAACCCTAGCTCCATTCTGTCCCCTCGTGCTGCTTCTTCTCCTCCCGCAAGCAACTGAGCCGTCGTCGCCTTAGCGTTCGTCGCCCACGCTCTCCATCGTACCCACACCCTAGAACCTTGTCCGCCTGCTTCGCCGTCATCCTCCATGCCGTCTACGACCACAGATTGGAGCTGGGCGCCCCTATAGCACGTGGATCGAGCCGTCTTTGGCCTCGGTGCCGGGGAGCTCGTCGTTGTCGATCCACTCCaccccggccctgtccggcttcccCGAGCTACTCGTCACCCCGCTGTGAGGCTCCCTCCGCTCCCCACTCTCTCCTCTGTCGAACCCCTCCTTATCCTGTTCATCTCCATTCACCTTGCCCGTGCCCAGGCCCCGTGCTCGTCGCGTCCGCGCCGGTTGCTGCACGCTGCGCGCGAGCTCGCGCGCCCCGTGTCACGGTCCCCGCACCTTGCCTCCCTCCCGCGGGCGTGCTGCTGCTTCTGCGTCACGCACGGCTCAGCCATCCCACGGCGTCCGCGTGCCCGGCCGGGCCCCTGGACCGCGACCCTCCTCCTGCCCGCACGCCTGACCGCCCCGTCTCCGCCCAACCGCTTCTCCTGGGCGAGCCCATGGCCGCCCACGCTGCCCGCGCCTCCTGTCGCCCGAGCGCGCGCCCGGCTCCCCTCGTCCCTGCCCACGGCCGCCTTGGCCGAAGCACGCCGCTGCTCGGCCAACTGCTTTCGCTCGCCACCTGCTCCCTGCACCGCGTCCACCCCCCGCACCGTCCTCCGGCCACCGCCCCTCCCCCCACGCACGACCCTCAGGCCGCCGGCCGCACGGGCCCCCGGTCGCCTCCCACACGGGCCTTTGGCCGTCGGCCTCCACGCCCGTGCGCCACGCTGACGTGGCGGGGCGAGCCCCCCACAGTGccgctgacagcgggccccacagtCCTAGTTGACAGGTCAACtgtcccagttgacctgctgactagGCAGTTCGCCCAGGCCAACAGGGGCCCACCGGCCAGCCTCTGGTGCACCTGTGTGTGCACTACACTGGGTGCACCTAGTATTTAGTTGCTTTTTTGTAAATATATATAttaaaaataaaatgaaataaatccagaaaattagaAAATcttttaaactttgaaaaatcatagtaaACAaaacgtaactcggatgaaaatactttgtacatgaaagtttctgagaaaaacgtgacgaatccgaatacacggtccgttcatctgtcacatgcccctagcatgctgaatatGGATTCGTACCCTCTCTTCCATCTGTCCGGATTAAGCCAAACGTCAGGAAAACCCGTCCGGATGTTTTCCCGTTCCGTCTGTAACGCGTAGCCCTGGATTAGgccacccctagcaccgcgtattgccatgttatgctttatgttgctttgattgctctgttatttattgtgtttcccCTTCGATACTTCTTTttggtagaccctgagaccgcggTTGAACCAGTGATCGACTACTTCGCCGTCGAGAATTCGTATCTGTCTGCAAAGCTTCCAGGTAAGCACCCCCtttgatcattccgatatcgcccattctattctcttatgcttgcattagattctgctactgttattgtttgctcctattctgatgcatagcctgcttttgctaCCTGCTTTCATATCTTACTTGCTTactctaaactgcttagtataggctggttagagatccatcagtgacccccaccttgtcccagttgcccctgctttatgttcgatgactcgatcaacgctattgacgtccaggccccgacaccgcacatcaccccccttagttgtacgactctgtagagttaccatcgagtgccgagagtgatacctcatcagcacttctgatgttaaccctgtagtgtagctattcggtcgtggtcatcgagggtgattcctccttgatcACTCCCGATAATGACTATGTCGTGCAACTCCTCAAGTGTGGAccaacgagggtgattcctccaagtccaccttgatggttacatcgagtgggaatccatcgaggttgattcctcaggtttcccccttactgttagacacacggttactatggttactatgactttacactaaacCATATTACCAAAGACGGGTCgaccccgaggggtacccgcgcgacttaattgcgagtgatgtggagtcaggttgacttggaaggtgcccgcgagatacttacgaggcgtggccgggtattcttagcccttgtcgcgagtcctcgagacggggcgacggggtcacatcgatcatggGTCTCTGTTCATTactgcgcgttcctaatccactatgatttggatatttgatctgaggggcctctggcctgatagcactaaccatcacgtgtgcatattatgggcgttctgcatcgtatgcatcagccgaagcttaatagacgtcatgcgactgagcggcgcgcgccgggttggactggaacacctcgcattgtataagggaggctaggtctgctcaccggccgcccacacaacatgcaggagttcccagggcgatggcccaagacccctaggggcataggtttagtccggcgtgctgacctctctattaagcctaggtcgggttgtggcgtATCGTTTGGCCGAGGTCGggtatgacctaggaaagtgtgtccggccagagttaatcgagcatggtgggtaagttggtgcatccctgcagggaagaaaacatctatcgatagcctgtcctacggtaatggacactcggagttgtatcccgatcgatacaactagaactgtatccttgaggtgataactggatagtatggctatgggattgctttctcgcagggagtcgagaaaggatctctgggtgAGGATGATGACACTACAACTACTTTACATTATGCTAATatgcactcttctaatgctgcaagaccTCTGAAGATGCTAGTCGTCGATGGGACTAGGCCTTTTCTCTAtcttggcatttctgcagcccaatccacatatacaacccttcctttgataatgttgcatatatagtgtagctccttgcttactgagtactttggatgagtactcatagttgctttgctttcttttcccccttttcctttctttttagatgtcgcaaccagatgacggaTTCTAGGAGCCAGACGACAACACTGGCGACTACTACTAcatcgagggtgcctactactacgtgacgaccgctgacgacctgaagtagttaggaggctcccaggcaggaggccttgccttttcgatcgttgttgcttttgtgctagccttcttaaggcagacttatctaacttatgtatgtactcagatattgttgcttccgctgactcttgtgtatttgagcttatgtattcgagccctcgaggcccctggcttgtaatataaagcttgtattattttaatttgtgtctagagttgtgttgtgatatcttccgtgagtccctgatcttgattgtacacatttgcgtgtatgattagtgtacgattgaatcgggggcatcacacgtGCCAACATATTCCCTTTTAATATTTTTTCCATACTATAATTCCGGGCTAGATCAAGGGACTTATAATAACTATCCAAAAATTCCATAGTATCATCAACCGGTGGCACTTCCTTGCCATGCACAACATCATTGTGAAGTTGCCAAATTCTCCATATAAGTAGAATGACCATATCACAAACCTTATTATCACACGCCACAAGTACATGCATTAGCCACTCTTTACCATAACTCTCGCATCCTTTGCCACACAAGTCGTGCTTGAGGGCATGCAACTAGGGCATGGTAAGAACCTTCCCTCTCTCTGCCGCACACCCGACAACAATCAGTAGTACCAAATGTGTCGGTATAACTTGTTTTGATCAGTGGCAAAGGCACCTGACGCGGCCTTCCAAGCTGCGATACACATTTTAAGAGGAACTTTCGCCTTCCAAACATAATTCTATATGGATCGGTCTCCCTCTGGACACATACTTGAAGCCCCTCCTGCAAATGAATTGTCATGTTCTTTAGTAGCAAGTTTGTAGGCGCTCTTAACAGTAAACTGTCCAGACTTTTTCGTAAACCAGGCAATAAAATCTTCCTGGCTTGTTGGTAATGTACGTATTCTCAGAATTTGCTGCACATTTACATCCCAAAAATGTTGTTGGGGATGCTCCATGTTGAACAGAAAGTCCGAAATATGATTAAAGTGACAATTCCTTTTCGGAGTAATTGGTCTAAGATCATTACCTCTTGGAATCCTAGGATCACGTCATATACGCACCATAGACCCATTACCGATTCTCCAAATAAAACCTTTTTTCACTAGTTGAAGGCCATATTCAATACCTTTCCAAACAACCAAAGAATTACCTGAAAATACCGTGTCCAGAAGATTCTCATTCGGGTAATATTTCACTCAAAGCAGATGAGCATACAAACTATCCGGAGTTTCAATTAATCGCCAAGCCTGTTTAGCTAACAAGGCTTGATTAAAAGCCCGCATATCTTTAAACCCCGTACCATCCTTAGACTTTGGAAGACGCATTTTATCCCAACTTAGCCAAGctatttttttctttcctttttcaattcCCCATTAATACTGCCTCATCAAACACTCTTCcattatttttttgtagttttataatCGTGCACTCCATCTCATAATTCTATTTTGAACCAAAATCACAACAAGAATTATGGAGCCAAACAAATTGGATACAAGAGAACATGACACTCTATTTTTACGTGTTTTCATTCCTTCATTTTGAGAATTCAATTCAAAGAGGTCCTAAAATGTTTCTCGAAGTCCAGACTCTTTCTTCCGGGCGGGACGCACCAGCCAGAAACTTCCGTCTCGCCGAACCTTTTTCCTACGGGAGTTTGCCAAACTTGTCGTCCTGGGCCCACCACTTTCTTTGCGTGGGACCCACTGTCATTTACCTAGTCCAATATGAGTAGTAGCGAGGTACCCCTAAAAAAAAAGAGTGGCGAGGAGGGAGACCAGTCCACGAACGCCCTAGTCAACACGGAGCCCGCAATGGTCAACGGACGCGTCTCCATCGCCCCGAAACCCAAACCGAAACGCACTCCTCGAGTCCACCAGTCCAAGTCCACCTCACCCTAATCCCCCAGATCCACCCCCCCTGGATCGCATCCCAGCCGTCTGTCCAACACTAACCCCTCTCCCGGAAGCTAAAACCCAGCGCAACAAATCAAATTTAACCCAGGTCGCGCACAAATCCGCCGCGCACGCACACAACCTCCATCtcttctcccctcctctccctcccgcagaaccCTAGCTCACCACAAGCCTCTTcgtcggcgatggcggcggcggagaaCGCCGGGGACGTGGCGGCGGGGGAGAGCCGCAAGCTGTTCGTGGGTGGCATCCCGTCCTCAGCGCAGGAGACGGAGCTGCGGGGCCACTTTGCCCGCTTCGGTGCGGTGCGCTCAATCGTCGTGATGCGGGACAAGGAGTCGGGCCACGGCCGCGGGTTCGGGTTCGTCGAGTTCGAGGACGAAGAAGTGGCCGCCAAGGCGCTCGGCGATGGGGAGAGGCCCAAGCACTTCATCTGCGGCCGACTGGTGAGTTCCCTCGATCTCCTTCTTCTTGAGCGTGCAAGACAAAGGTTGGAAGTTGATTTTAGTTTGTGGATACTCACTAGTATTTACGAACTTGGGTAGGCCATTATTTGATCTGGTAACGCGTGCTCTCATGGCTGGGCAAATTGATTGATTATTACTTGTACTGTCGCGGGCTCACCTTGTTAAACTGCCGTGCAATGTAGGAGTGCGACATTTTTTTTTTGCAATATCTGAATTGGTCCCTAGAGATTTTTTGTACTAGGGTGGCGATAGTCATTAGTTACTCAGTTTTGTGTTTTTTTTCGTGCAGGTGGACGTTAAGAGGGCGCGTGCTCGACCTCTGCGGAACTTGGGCGAGCAACCTGTGCATCAGCATCAGCATCAGCTGGAACAGGGTCCGGTTCAGGGTCACCAAGAAGCTGGGGACAGTACCGAGGCCAGTAGTGACAGTATGAGCTATGCTTCAAAGAAGGTATTCATTGGTGGTTTGCGTGACAACATCACAGAGGAGGAGTTCAGAGCTTACTTTGAGGCGTTTGGCACTGTAACAGATGTTGTTGTGATATACGACAGCCTGACAAGCAGGTCAAGGGGTTTTGGTTTTGTCACCTTTGATTCCGAGGAAGCTGTGAGAAAGGTGATGGGGCAAAGCTTTCATGACTTGAAAGGGACAAGGGTGGAAGCAAAGATCGCTATCCCCAAGGATGCTCAGTATTACCATAATGGCCGAGGTCGTGGCTCAAGAACCTTTGGCGGAAGGGGTCCTGTTGGCTTTGATGATTCGACATACCAACCGTACAATAACCGACATGGTTTCTACAATGGCTATATGCCACAACCTGTTCCCACACATCCCTACTATCATGGCCTCTATTTTGGTATGGGAGGCAATCCCTATGCAAATGCATATCCAAACCATGCAGTCATGGCAAATGTTCCAAACATGGTGGCAAGGCGTCCAGTATATAGCCCATATCCCCCAATGTATCCTGGCTATGGTTTTGCATACAGAAGTGGTTATGCGGGTGCTGCGCCTTCTGTTCAGTATGGCGTTAATGGTGGCAGAGATTACATGAATGACCAAGACTCTATGGATGTACAAGAACTTGACAGCACTGCTACCATTGCTACAAAGTTTGAATACATGAAGCTAGGTTCACAATGACGTTCTGGTAAGTTACTTGTATTATTATTAGCCAGCCTGGTTTTAATCTTTACTCTTAACTCTGATGCAGCACATTACATGTATTCTTGTTATGTGGAACTGCAGCAGTTACTCATTGATTTGGTTAGTGTCGTTTGTaacttagggccagttcttttggcaacTTGAAAAATAAGCCGCCTCCTCCCCAGCTTTTTCGATAAGCCAACTCTCTTATTCATTGGGGCTTCTAAACTAGTTATGTGATAACTAATTTAGAAGTCTCAACaaatttagagggcggctttttttAAGCTGGAGAGAGGcaacttattttttaagccgcccaaaAGACTGGCCTTTAGTGTGAGATCTTTGAATCTGTATAGGCTATCATGTTTATTCATTATTTTTTTGTAAAACGAATCTGGGAACACATAATAATAATCCAAATTATGTAGGGAGCTGTTAAATGTAGTCATTTTCCAATGAATAGTGCTGGTTAGTTATTCAATTTGAATAATGGGTAGTTactagttaatataactacttgaaTGTTTGAAAAACCTGCACTGATCAATTATGATGTTTTAGTCTATCTCATGAAAAATTCTCAATCCaagttactccctccattcctagagACAAGGCGGGAAACTTTTCTCCTAGCATTCTTACTAAGCAGGCCACACTTATATTTTTTCAACTAATCCGTCTAATATACCTCTTCACGCTACACTCTACTCCTCAAAGATGCGCTGGGCTGCTGGCCTTAAGTGCATTGTTAAGTGCTCACCTTCTCTTGCTGTTACTAATGGTCAGTGCCAACCTGTGTAGAGCTAGCTGCCTCTGATTGGTCATGCATGGGCTGAGCAATAAAACTTGCTCAGAATGGCTAATGAATGCAGCCTGCAAGCACGGCTAGCAAGAATATTGATGTTCGTGGTGTCTTAATAACTAATAACTGCTTAGAGTGTGATCTACCAGGGGCAAAAGGGTCCAAAACTTTTAAACGCGTAGCTGTCTTGACTTTGCAGAAAAAGTTTCACTCCTTTCTAGGAATGGAGTGAGTATTTGATATGTTTCCTTTTAATTGTTTATTTATCCTCGTCTACTTATTTGGTATATCATTGTAAGTAAAAACAGGCATCCATAAAAATAAATTTaggcactactccctccgtctcttaAAAGAAGGCCTATAAATTTTTTCTGAAGTcaattggtgcaaattttgaacaaGTTTGTAGGAAAAACTATCCAGAACTGTGATATCAAATTGATGCCATTAGGTACATAACGAagcatattttcatattatatctaTTTAGTATTGTAAGTGTCGATAGTTTTCCCTATAAACTTGGTCAAGCTATGCACTGTTTGACTTTTGAAAATTATAGGCCCTCttgtgagacggagggagtactatttattgCATTTCATGCTCTTTATTTGAATTATCTAATAATCATTGCATGTAAAATGCAGCATAAATGTATGATTTTAGAGATTGCTTTGCATAAAGGCATATGATAAAATCAACCATTTTGTAATCATTTTTTATCTATACTCCCTCCGTACCAAAATacttgtcatggttttagttcaaatttgaactaaaaccacgacaagtatattggaatgaagggagtacattGGATTTGTTAGATGGAGAGATNNNNNNNNNNNNNNNNNNNNNNNNNNNNNNNNNNNNNNNNNNNNNNNNNNNNNNNNNNNNNNNNNNNNNNNNNNNNNNNNNNNNNNNNNNNNNNNNNNNNNNNNNNNNNNNNNNNNNNNNNNNNNNNNNNNNNNNNNNNNNNNNNNNNNNNNNNNNNNNNNNNNNNNNNNNNNNNNNNNNNNNNNNNNNNNNNNNN
This window harbors:
- the LOC119354775 gene encoding RNA-binding protein 1-like; this translates as MAAAENAGDVAAGESRKLFVGGIPSSAQETELRGHFARFGAVRSIVVMRDKESGHGRGFGFVEFEDEEVAAKALGDGERPKHFICGRLVDVKRARARPLRNLGEQPVHQHQHQLEQGPVQGHQEAGDSTEASSDSMSYASKKVFIGGLRDNITEEEFRAYFEAFGTVTDVVVIYDSLTSRSRGFGFVTFDSEEAVRKVMGQSFHDLKGTRVEAKIAIPKDAQYYHNGRGRGSRTFGGRGPVGFDDSTYQPYNNRHGFYNGYMPQPVPTHPYYHGLYFGMGGNPYANAYPNHAVMANVPNMVARRPVYSPYPPMYPGYGFAYRSGYAGAAPSVQYGVNGGRDYMNDQDSMDVQELDSTATIATKFEYMKLGSQ